From Vitis vinifera cultivar Pinot Noir 40024 chromosome 5, ASM3070453v1, the proteins below share one genomic window:
- the LOC100245990 gene encoding uncharacterized protein LOC100245990, with amino-acid sequence MDKVTEAVEKAKKDWEETYGKTLDHIKAIEDYGKSSDQKNSLPRLNGLAQDGLALLSSLQFNLDLLAPQLPTDEDIQSANTTLQSWKNQIQSLRSSLRNANLQAKANMRKAAKEERELLLGAGGESTIRRRNLQTKTGMTSAAENITESLRRTRQLMVQEVERNTTMLLTNEESTGVLKKAESEYKGHRSLLMRTRNLLTTMQRQDVLDRIILIVGFVFFSCAVLYVVSKRIGLLKLQRTVTAAIKAGMVRQANIGQDAAEDGINLAPVHDNAIRRVEVPLEQHMHDEL; translated from the exons ATGGACAAGGTCACAGAAGCCGTGGAGAAGGCGAAGAAGGATTGGGAAGAGACGTATGGAAAAACCCTAGATCACATAAAGGCAATTGAGGATTATGGAAAATCATCCGATCAGAAGAACTCACTTCCTAGATTGAATGGCCTTGCTCAAGACGGTTTGGCTTTGCTCTCATCGTTGCAGTTCAATCTTGATCTTCTCGCTCCACAGCTGCCCACTGATGAAGACATTCAATCTGCTAACACCACACTTCAATCTTGGAAGAATCAAATTCAAAG TTTGCGTTCGAGTTTGAGGAATGCGAATTTACAAGCAAAAGCAAACATGAGGAAAGCAGCTAAGGAAGAG AGGGAACTTCTTCTGGGGGCTGGAGGAGAGTCCACGATTCGCAGACGCAATTTACA GACAAAGACTGGAATGACATCTGCTGCTGAAAATATCACAGAGAGCCTTCGCCGAACTCGCCAGCTTATGGTTCAG GAGGTCGAAAGAAACACAACCATGCTCTTGACTAATG AGGAGTCAACAGGAGTATTAAAAAAGGCTGAAAGTGAATATAAGGGACACCGCTCACTGCTCATGCGAACCAGAAACCTACTAACAACAATGCAACGTCAAGATGTCCTTGACAG GATCATCCTCATTGTTGGCTTTGTCTTCTTCTCTTGTGCTGTTCTCTACGTTGTTTCAAAGCGTATTGGCCTACTCAAGTTGCAAAGAACGGTTACTGCTGCAATAAAGGCTGGGATGGTGAGACAAGCAAACATTGGACAGGATGCTGCTGAAGATGGCATAAATCTTGCTCCTGTCCATGACAACGCAATTCGCAGAGTAGAGGTGCCATTGGAACAACATATGCACGATGAACTTTGA
- the LOC100247798 gene encoding uncharacterized protein LOC100247798 isoform X1 — MAMNGGTVPKRKVMVVADPTRESAAALQYALSHAMMEKDELILIQVGNPNSWRSTFSTFLKRPTPPAAVAASSTERSRGGGDWDHLEAMKHACAFALPKVRVHIERVAMEGKGDKATTILHYCKLFSVDLLIVGQRRSLSTTILGDRSRRNGGPSRLAKATDTAEYLIENSKCTCVGVQKKGQNAGYLLNSKTQRNFWLLA, encoded by the exons ATGGCCATGAATGGTGGAactgtgccaaaaaggaaggtGATGGTGGTGGCAGACCCAACCCGTGAATCAGCGGCTGCACTCCAGTATGCTCTCTCTCATGCTATGATGGAAAAGGACGAGCTAATTCTCATCCAGGTTGGAAATCCTAACTCTTGGAGAAGCACATTTTCCACCTTCCTCAAAAGGCCAACCCCACCTGCGGCGGTTGCAGCCTCTTCCACTGAACGCAGCAGGGGAGGAGGGGACTGGGATCATCTTGAAGCAATGAAGCATGCATGTGCGTTTGCTTTACCCAAAGTACGTGTTCATATTGAAAGGGTGGCAATGGAAGGCAAGGGTGATAAGGCTACCACCATTCTTCATTACTGCAAGCTATTCTCAGTGGATCTGCTTATTGTTGGCCAGCGCCGGAGTCTCTCCACCACAATATTAGG TGACAGGTCTAGGCGAAATGGAGGGCCTTCAAGATTGGCAAAGGCCACAGATACAGCAGAGTATTTGATTGAGAACAGCAAGTGTACTTGTGTTGGAGTTCAGAAAAAGGGCCAAAACGCAGGCTATCTTCTCAATTCAAAAACCCAAAGAAATTTTTGGCTCTTGGCGTAG
- the LOC100247798 gene encoding uncharacterized protein LOC100247798 isoform X2, translating into MAMNGGTVPKRKVMVVADPTRESAAALQYALSHAMMEKDELILIQVGNPNSWRSTFSTFLKRPTPPAAVAASSTERSRGGGDWDHLEAMKHACAFALPKVRVHIERVAMEGKGDKATTILHYCKLFSVDLLIVGQRRSLSTTILGSRRNGGPSRLAKATDTAEYLIENSKCTCVGVQKKGQNAGYLLNSKTQRNFWLLA; encoded by the exons ATGGCCATGAATGGTGGAactgtgccaaaaaggaaggtGATGGTGGTGGCAGACCCAACCCGTGAATCAGCGGCTGCACTCCAGTATGCTCTCTCTCATGCTATGATGGAAAAGGACGAGCTAATTCTCATCCAGGTTGGAAATCCTAACTCTTGGAGAAGCACATTTTCCACCTTCCTCAAAAGGCCAACCCCACCTGCGGCGGTTGCAGCCTCTTCCACTGAACGCAGCAGGGGAGGAGGGGACTGGGATCATCTTGAAGCAATGAAGCATGCATGTGCGTTTGCTTTACCCAAAGTACGTGTTCATATTGAAAGGGTGGCAATGGAAGGCAAGGGTGATAAGGCTACCACCATTCTTCATTACTGCAAGCTATTCTCAGTGGATCTGCTTATTGTTGGCCAGCGCCGGAGTCTCTCCACCACAATATTAGG GTCTAGGCGAAATGGAGGGCCTTCAAGATTGGCAAAGGCCACAGATACAGCAGAGTATTTGATTGAGAACAGCAAGTGTACTTGTGTTGGAGTTCAGAAAAAGGGCCAAAACGCAGGCTATCTTCTCAATTCAAAAACCCAAAGAAATTTTTGGCTCTTGGCGTAG